One region of Roseicitreum antarcticum genomic DNA includes:
- a CDS encoding LysR family transcriptional regulator, giving the protein MAILNLHHLRLFHAVARNGTLIGAARDLNLSQSALSTQIKALEGALGHDLFDRRGRGLVLTEAGRIALDHAEAIFRTASDLTATLRDPGGARRALRVGALGTLSRNFQMAFLEPLIGRAGVEVVLRSGSQRVLLPALEALSLDVVLTNLVPARDAASPFLVHDLSEQPVSLIGPARHDLMGRGLADLLGHEPLILPTPESSLRASFDALVERLGLTPRIAAEADDMAMLRLLTRAHAGLAVIPPIVVRDELASGALVELARLDGISERFFAVTLRRRFPNPLVGELVDAFQLDRG; this is encoded by the coding sequence ATGGCAATCCTGAACCTGCATCATCTGCGGCTGTTTCATGCGGTGGCGCGCAATGGCACGCTGATCGGTGCGGCGCGCGACCTGAACCTGTCGCAATCCGCGTTATCGACGCAGATCAAGGCGTTAGAGGGGGCGCTGGGCCATGATCTGTTCGACCGGCGCGGGCGCGGGCTGGTGCTGACCGAGGCCGGGCGCATCGCGTTGGACCATGCCGAGGCGATTTTCCGCACCGCGTCGGACCTGACCGCGACGCTGCGCGATCCGGGCGGGGCGCGGCGGGCCTTGCGGGTGGGCGCGCTGGGCACGCTGTCGCGCAACTTTCAGATGGCGTTTCTGGAGCCGTTGATCGGGCGGGCGGGGGTCGAGGTCGTTTTGCGCTCGGGCTCGCAGCGGGTGCTGCTGCCTGCGTTAGAGGCGCTGTCGCTGGATGTGGTGCTGACCAACCTTGTGCCCGCACGCGACGCCGCCAGCCCCTTTCTGGTGCATGACCTGTCTGAACAGCCGGTCAGTCTGATCGGTCCCGCCCGACATGATCTGATGGGGCGGGGGCTGGCTGATCTGTTGGGGCACGAGCCGCTGATCCTGCCAACACCGGAATCGTCGTTGCGCGCGTCCTTCGATGCGCTGGTCGAACGGCTGGGCCTGACGCCGCGCATCGCCGCCGAGGCCGATGACATGGCGATGCTGCGTCTGCTGACCCGCGCCCATGCCGGGCTGGCCGTGATCCCGCCCATCGTGGTGCGCGATGAGCTGGCCAGCGGTGCGCTGGTGGAACTTGCGCGGCTGGACGGCATATCCGAGCGGTTCTTTGCCGTCACCTTGCGCCGCCGCTTTCCCAACCCGCTGGTGGGCGAGTTGGTCGATGCCTTCCAGCTGGACCGGGGCTAA